The following DNA comes from Papaver somniferum cultivar HN1 chromosome 4, ASM357369v1, whole genome shotgun sequence.
tatttaaaatcagATGGCCCCACActgtattattatttgtttttgctATTAAAAGGGGGTGTGGGGAGAGACTCATTCATTCCAACCGCAATTCACTtatccaagaagaagaagaacccctTTTCATCACCTTACATTGTGTCTCCATTgttatcttctccttctcttaCAGAATTTTTCTAATTCTAACTATAACAAAAGGAGATATTCTTGTCTGGGTTTTttaaatttcttcaaaaaaaatttatctagAATCTACAGAGAAACTTTGTGTTTGAAAATGGTGGCTTTAGTTTCACGTACTGGAAGACAACatcagagatataatcttaaAGGGTGTCGCCAAGTTGTTGGGTACGTGGGTTCTCAATCAATTTGCATacagaatttatttatttatttttttgaatttaatGAAATGGAAACAGAGTTTAGTAAAAAATTTGATTGATTCTGATGAGAATTTTGTTTGTGTTTTACAGATGTATACCATACAGATACGACGATGAAGATCAATTAGAAGTTCTTGTGATTAGTTCACAGAAGAATCATAAAATGTTATTCCCAAAGGTACTGCTTCAATCAATAATTCTACTTAATTAATTTGATTAATTGTTAGTTATGAAATTAAACGCGTGGCTAGTGTTATTAATTTGATTATTAGTCATCGCGGGTTTGCTTTTCAAATGCGACTTTTCCCTACAAAGACAATGATAATTGCGGCTTTGTTCATCATTAGGTCTATGGTTTGTGCCTTAGTGCGAAAGAGGGTCTTCTTAGCTTATGCACCATAAACTCGTTTTGGCTATTATTTGAGTCCAATTGTAGGCGCGTTGATATCTTTTTGTGGACCATATTGATTTGATTCATGTGTCTATTATTCGTCGACCTTCGTTCTTACGGGGAGAGTTCGAATTTGTAGACCTACCAACCGAGCATGTCGACTGTACTATCCTTTGGAGTTTAAAGAATTTGATACAAACCATAGTTGCCCCCTCAACTTTTAAACTCTTTTACTGGTTTTGAGTTGACATTTGGTAGGATTAGAATGGGTGAAACTTAGCGAAAAGATTAGCTTTCAAAGAACAAGAGACGACCGTATATGCTACACCGTCGACTTTTTTGTTTATTGTTGAGTTGACCTTTATTTAGGGGTTTAGTTCGTTAAAAGACCGTTTCTGCAATATTATTTTGAGTGAGTGGAGGCTATGGTTCCATTTATACGTACCATGCTTGATTTATTTTGAGTTGACAATATTATGTGAATGTAAGGGGTTGAATTTTATGTCAAGACTATTTCTATACAGCATAGTTGAATATTTCGTAGTCTAGTGTTCGATTCTAAATCtaaattttaattatatttttccTTGCTTCTCTTAATTCAGGGAGGTTGGGAGATTGATGAGTCAATGGAAGAGGCAGCACTACGAGAAACGTTAGAGGAGGCGGGTGTAACAGGAGAAGTTAAGTGTAAATTGGGGGAATGGAGCTTCAAGAGCAAAAGATATGATACATTTTATGAAGGTTACATGTTTTCTTTACGAGTCGAGGATGAATTGGAATCTTGGGCAGAATCGCATGTCCGGACAAGAAAATGGGTAAGTAGTTCACTTTAGTTTGTGTCTTTTTA
Coding sequences within:
- the LOC113275344 gene encoding nudix hydrolase 18, mitochondrial-like, yielding MVALVSRTGRQHQRYNLKGCRQVVGCIPYRYDDEDQLEVLVISSQKNHKMLFPKGGWEIDESMEEAALRETLEEAGVTGEVKCKLGEWSFKSKRYDTFYEGYMFSLRVEDELESWAESHVRTRKWMTVKDAREICQHWWMKEALDVLIQRLSPSQQKDDDTVEEEDIVDVEQEEEDEDLSPTCMLS